The following proteins are co-located in the Paralichthys olivaceus isolate ysfri-2021 chromosome 2, ASM2471397v2, whole genome shotgun sequence genome:
- the glrx gene encoding glutaredoxin-1: MAQQFVQTKIKGDKVVLFIKPKCPYCITAKDVLSKYKFKPGHLECIDISGRSDMGSMQDYFLELTGARTVPRVFIGEECIGGGSDVEALHKKGKLEGMLQSIGALQ; this comes from the exons ATGGCGCAGCAGTTTGTTCAAACGAAGATCAAAGGAGACAAAGTGGTGCTGTTCATCAAGCCCAAGTGCCCCTACTGCATCACGGCCAAAGACGTTTTGTCCAAATACAAGTTCAAACCCGGACATCTGGAGTGCATTGACATAAGTGGCCGAAGCGACATGGGCAGCATGCAGGACTATTTCTTGGAGCTCACCGGAGCCCGCACG GTCCCTCGGGTGTTCATCGGTGAGGAATGCATTGGCGGCGGGAGTGATGTGGAGGCGCTGCACAAGAAAGGTAAACTGGAGGGCATGCTGCAGTCCATTGGAGCCCTGCAGTGA